One region of Citrus sinensis cultivar Valencia sweet orange chromosome 6, DVS_A1.0, whole genome shotgun sequence genomic DNA includes:
- the LOC102627464 gene encoding zinc transporter 8-like isoform X1 — MITSRSLCIIFFCILLVLLLPNIVLVRGECTCDPEDEDRDKTQALKYKLAAIASILVAGAIGVYLPVLGKTIPALSPERKIFFLIKAFAAGVILSTGFVHVLPDAFENLTSPCLDEHPWGDFPFTGFAAMVAAIGTLMIDAFATSYATSYYRKSHFGEAEDNVSDEEKVGEHAGHVHVHTHATHGHAHGSIEYAGESELLRHRVISLVLELGILVHSVIIGISLGASESPKTIKPLVAALTFHQFFEGMGLGGCITQARFKSRGVAILALFFSLTTPVGIAIGIGISSVYDENSPTALIVEGIFNAAAAGILIYMSLVDLLAADFMNPKMQTNKRLQFGANVSLLLGAGCMSLLAKWA, encoded by the exons ATGATCACTTCTCGTAGTCTTtgcatcattttcttttgtattctTCTAGTACTACTACTTCCCAACATAGTATTAGTACGAGGAGAATGCACGTGCGATCCTGAAGACGAGGATCGAGACAAGACTCAAGCCTTAAAATATAAACTCGCCGCAATCGCTTCGATACTCGTGGCCGGAGCCATTGGAGTTTACCTTCCGGTCCTCGGAAAAACTATCCCGGCACTAAGTCCGGAGAGAAAGATTTTCTTCCTAATCAAGGCCTTTGCCGCCGGAGTTATATTATCAACTGGGTTCGTCCACGTGCTTCCCGACGCCTTCGAGAACTTAACGTCGCCCTGCCTCGATGAACACCCATGGGGGGATTTTCCGTTCACCGGATTTGCTGCCATGGTTGCTGCTATCGGGACTCTGATGATTGATGCTTTTGCAACTTCTTATGCGACTTCTTATTATCGCAAGTCTCACTTTGGTGAAGCGGAGGATAACGTATCAGATGAAGAGAAAGTTGGGGAGCATGCAGGTCACGTGCATGTTCATACTCATGCAACTCATGGCCATGCTCATGGATCTATTGAATATGCTGGTGAATCGGAGCTTCTACGACACCGTGTCATATCTCtg GTTTTGGAGTTGGGAATTCTTGTGCACTCGGTAATAATTGGAATTTCATTGGGAGCTTCTGAGAGTCCAAAAACCATTAAGCCTTTGGTTGCAGCGTTgacttttcatcaattctttGAAGGAATGGGTCTTGGTGGTTGCATTACGCAG GCAAGATTCAAGTCTCGAGGAGTTGCAATATTGGCCTTGTTCTTCTCTTTGACGACCCCAGTTGGGATAGCAATAGGCATTGGAATATCAAGTGTTTATGACGAAAATAGCCCCACTGCTCTTATTGTTGAAGGAATATTCAATGCAGCAGCAGCCGGAATCCTAATATACATGTCCTTGGTGGATCTTCTTGCTGCAGATTTTATGAATCCAAAGATGCAAACCAATAAAAGGCTTCAGTTTGGAGCAAATGTTTCTCTTCTTTTAGGCGCTGGTTGCATGTCTTTGTTAGCCAAATGGGCTTAA
- the LOC102627464 gene encoding zinc transporter 1-like isoform X2 — MITSRSLCIIFFCILLVLLLPNIVLVRGECTCDPEDEDRDKTQALKYKLAAIASILVAGAIGVYLPVLGKTIPALSPERKIFFLIKAFAAGVILSTGFVHVLPDAFENLTSPCLDEHPWGDFPFTGFAAMVAAIGTLMIDAFATSYATSYYRKSHFGEAEDNVSDEEKVGEHAGHVHVHTHATHGHAHGSIEYAGESELLRHRVISLVLELGILVHSVIIGISLGTSESPKTIKPLVAALTFHQFFEGMGLGGCITQAKFKSRGVAILAFFFSLTTPAGIAIGIGISSFYDENDPTALIVEGIFNAAAAGILIYMSLVDLLAADFMNPKMQDNKRLQFGAHVSLLLGAGCMSLLAKWA; from the exons ATGATCACTTCTCGTAGTCTTtgcatcattttcttttgtattctTCTAGTACTACTACTTCCCAACATAGTATTAGTACGAGGAGAATGCACGTGCGATCCTGAAGACGAGGATCGAGACAAGACTCAAGCCTTAAAATATAAACTCGCCGCAATCGCTTCGATACTCGTGGCCGGAGCCATTGGAGTTTACCTTCCGGTCCTCGGAAAAACTATCCCGGCACTAAGTCCGGAGAGAAAGATTTTCTTCCTAATCAAGGCCTTTGCCGCCGGAGTTATATTATCAACTGGGTTCGTCCACGTGCTTCCCGACGCCTTCGAGAACTTAACGTCGCCCTGCCTCGATGAACACCCATGGGGGGATTTTCCGTTCACCGGATTTGCTGCCATGGTTGCTGCTATCGGGACTCTGATGATTGATGCTTTTGCAACTTCTTATGCGACTTCTTATTATCGCAAGTCTCACTTTGGTGAAGCGGAGGATAACGTATCAGATGAAGAGAAAGTTGGGGAGCATGCAGGTCACGTGCATGTTCATACTCATGCAACTCATGGCCATGCTCATGGATCTATTGAATATGCTGGTGAATCGGAGCTTCTACGACACCGTGTCATATCTCtg GTTTTGGAGTTGGGAATTCTTGTGCACTCGGTAATCATTGGAATTTCATTGGGTACTTCTGAGAGTCCAAAAACTATTAAGCCTTTGGTTGCAGCGTTgacttttcatcaattctttGAAGGAATGGGTCTTGGTGGTTGCATTACGCAg GCAAAATTCAAGTCTCGAGGAGTCGCAATATTGgcctttttcttctctttgacAACCCCAGCCGGGATAGCAATAGGCATTGGAATATCAAGTTTTTATGACGAAAATGACCCCACTGCTCTTATTGTTGAAGGGATATTCAATGCAGCAGCAGCTGGAATCCTAATATACATGTCCTTGGTGGATCTTCTTGCTGCAGATTTTATGAATCCGAAGATGCAAGACAATAAAAGGCTTCAATTTGGAGCACATGTTTCTCTTCTTTTAGGAGCTGGTTGCATGTCCTTGTTAGCCAAATGGGCTTAA
- the LOC102627464 gene encoding zinc transporter 8-like isoform X3 — MITSHRLFITFFCILLILLPNVVRGECTCDPEDEDRDKTQALKYKLAAIASILVAGAIGVLLPVLGKTIRALSPERNIFFLIKAFAAGVILSTGFIHVLPDAFENLTSPCLDEHPWGDFPFTGFAAMVAAIGTLMIDAFATSYATSYYRKSHFGEAENNAPDEEKVGEHAGHVHVHTHATDGHAHGFLEYSGESELLRHRVISLVLELGILVHSVIIGISLGASESPKTIKPLVAALTFHQFFEGMGLGGCITQARFKSRGVAILALFFSLTTPVGIAIGIGISSVYDENSPTALIVEGIFNAAAAGILIYMSLVDLLAADFMNPKMQTNKRLQFGANVSLLLGAGCMSLLAKWA; from the exons ATGATCACTTCTCATCGTCTTTTCATCACTTTCTTTTGCATTCTTCTAATACTACTTCCCAACGTAGTACGAGGAGAATGCACGTGCGATCCTGAAGACGAGGATCGAGACAAGACTCAAGCCTTAAAATATAAACTCGCCGCAATCGCTTCGATACTCGTGGCCGGAGCCATCGGAGTTTTACTTCCCGTCCTCGGAAAAACTATCCGGGCACTAAGTCCGgagagaaatattttcttcctaATCAAGGCCTTTGCCGCCGGAGTTATATTATCGACGGGGTTCATCCACGTGCTTCCCGACGCCTTCGAGAACTTAACGTCGCCCTGCCTCGATGAACATCCATGGGGGGATTTTCCGTTCACCGGATTCGCTGCCATGGTTGCTGCTATCGGGACTCTGATGATTGATGCTTTTGCAACTTCTTATGCGACTTCTTATTATCGCAAGTCTCACTTTGGTGAAGCGGAGAATAACGCACCAGATGAAGAGAAAGTTGGGGAGCATGCAGGTCACGTGCATGTTCATACCCATGCAACTGATGGGCATGCTCATGGATTTCTTGAATATTCCGGTGAATCGGAGCTTCTACGACACCGTGTCATATCTCTG GTTTTGGAGTTGGGAATTCTTGTGCACTCGGTAATAATTGGAATTTCATTGGGAGCTTCTGAGAGTCCAAAAACCATTAAGCCTTTGGTTGCAGCGTTgacttttcatcaattctttGAAGGAATGGGTCTTGGTGGTTGCATTACGCAG GCAAGATTCAAGTCTCGAGGAGTTGCAATATTGGCCTTGTTCTTCTCTTTGACGACCCCAGTTGGGATAGCAATAGGCATTGGAATATCAAGTGTTTATGACGAAAATAGCCCCACTGCTCTTATTGTTGAAGGAATATTCAATGCAGCAGCAGCCGGAATCCTAATATACATGTCCTTGGTGGATCTTCTTGCTGCAGATTTTATGAATCCAAAGATGCAAACCAATAAAAGGCTTCAGTTTGGAGCAAATGTTTCTCTTCTTTTAGGCGCTGGTTGCATGTCTTTGTTAGCCAAATGGGCTTAA